TATCACAGAGTCTAATCTTAAATGGCTTACGTACACCTTTGAGGATCTGCCGAGCACACTGTATGTTCTTTTTCACTATTTTGACGTTTTTGTTTTGTCTACAGGTGCGGCAGGGACTGGTGTCAATCTCAAGATAGCCTGCAGGGTGCAAGATCCCCAATGCAACCAAAAGACATTCATTCAGCCATCCTATACAGGGAACAACCAGATCAGTAGCTGTTGATGTAGCCCGTTCACAAACAATCCGCAGCTTGGATTGGTCCTTTGTCTTTTTTAATGCATCGTTCAGCCACTGTTCATAGGACACATCAGCTAAATGAAATACTTCAGTCGGACAAGTATTAACACATACGCCACAACCGGTACATTTGTCGGTAGCAATGTTAATGCCATGCTTTAAGCTAATTGCTCCTGTAGGACATGAATCTGCACAGGCAGCGCAGTCGTATCCCGTATGTCTATTGATCAGACATTGCTGTGGACGAAAACAAAGGTAACCGGCTGCCCTTTTTCTAACCAAGGCGTACCCTCCTTTGTAGCACATTTGCCTGGAGAGATTGACTGTTTTTGAGTCTAGATCCCCTCAACTTTATCTACAGACGTTCAACCCAAGCAAGGATTTCCTGAGGTGTTACACTTAATCACAGAAATACCCATATGAAGTAGCGGTCCGAACAAGATTGGATTTCCTAATGTCTAATATATCATGTGGCTGCTTAATTGCAAGTCAGGGGCATTAGTCTGTGACCTCTGCACATAGAATACCAAAGGTGCCTCCGAGGAATACCTGGGCAAAGGGTGGGCCGAATCCAACCTTTTCAAACATCCCTAGGAGAGTATTGATGCTGGGAAATGAGGTGAGTGAATTGGGTAGATAGGTATATTCACCCCCAGGAGCAAACAAACCAGCCACCCGAGGGACAATCTGGTGTAAGTAGAAACGAACGAAAGGTGAAAGCAAGCTTCCCTCTGGCTGGAATACCTCCAGACAAACAAAGCGGCCTCGGGGCTTGAGGATACGACGGACCTCACCTAGGACAGTCTCAATCTCGGGAACATTGCGCAGGGCAAAACCCATCAAGACGCGTTCAGCAAATCCGTCAGGAAAGGAAAAGGTGCGCACGTCTTCTACTGCAAAGTGTACTTGGCGTTCCACTCTCCGTTGTCTTGCCTTCTCTCGAGCCAGATCAAGCATTGGTGCACAAAAGTCAACTCCATAGACCATCCCTTCGCTGCCAACATGTCTGACAGCCCTAAGAGCCAGTTCCCCGGTACCGGTACCGGCATCAACAACAATAGAGCCCTTTTGAATTCCTGCGGCAATTACGGCTTGACGGCGGAGATAGCCATCGAAACCAAAGGTCAAGAGCCTGTTTAGGAAGTCGTACTCATTGA
The Limnochordia bacterium genome window above contains:
- a CDS encoding ubiquinone/menaquinone biosynthesis methyltransferase, translated to MKDGSLDDRWRRVALSTSGNRSDDVHRLFSNIVNEYDFLNRLLTFGFDGYLRRQAVIAAGIQKGSIVVDAGTGTGELALRAVRHVGSEGMVYGVDFCAPMLDLAREKARQRRVERQVHFAVEDVRTFSFPDGFAERVLMGFALRNVPEIETVLGEVRRILKPRGRFVCLEVFQPEGSLLSPFVRFYLHQIVPRVAGLFAPGGEYTYLPNSLTSFPSINTLLGMFEKVGFGPPFAQVFLGGTFGILCAEVTD